A genomic window from Puniceicoccus vermicola includes:
- a CDS encoding Fur family transcriptional regulator yields MTTPTAQTDKEDPWTTFRDFLSSRGLRITNQRHAIFEAAYEYQQHFTAEELLDRAREIDSTVSRATIYRTLPILVESGLIREVDIGKDYKYYMAHHSADNFKAQVICMDDDRIYEIDAPFMEWYGKAVAAKLGLEVVSQRLQVQAKHRKDSALSQAVEDARKNALTSGANKA; encoded by the coding sequence ATGACCACCCCTACAGCACAGACCGATAAAGAGGACCCTTGGACAACTTTCCGAGACTTCCTCTCCAGCCGTGGACTTCGGATCACGAATCAACGGCACGCTATCTTTGAGGCTGCCTACGAGTATCAGCAACACTTTACTGCTGAAGAACTTCTGGATCGCGCTAGGGAGATCGACAGCACCGTATCCCGGGCGACGATCTACCGCACACTTCCCATTCTCGTCGAGAGCGGCCTCATCCGCGAGGTCGATATCGGGAAGGATTACAAATACTACATGGCCCATCACTCGGCCGACAACTTCAAGGCTCAGGTCATCTGCATGGACGACGATCGCATCTATGAGATCGATGCCCCGTTTATGGAATGGTATGGCAAAGCCGTTGCCGCCAAGCTGGGCCTCGAGGTCGTTTCCCAGCGGCTCCAAGTTCAAGCAAAGCATCGCAAAGACAGTGCCTTGAGCCAAGCTGTCGAAGACGCCCGAAAGAACGCCCTGACCAGCGGGGCAAACAAGGCGTAG
- the priA gene encoding replication restart helicase PriA codes for MAEVVPLSRGDLRLTYRIPSALQPLLPGTLVIVPLQRRREKAVVVKLTDVCDFPQNKLLNISGLLSEGSVLPPDLLKLATWMAGYYMAPFRTVVEAMVPAPVREGKGQMRETMIEAIRPVEKETLEALNKAARRQGELLQFLLQQTKAQPRSLVLKRMNMSASVAEGLVEKGLAKCHSESRVRESYQDGLDAEAVTASGPPALTEEQEAAFTRLEEVRKEGGFACWLLHGVTGSGKTEVYLRLMEKTLEEGGQVLFLVPEIALAPQTVARVRSRLVSTGANVVVWHSNLSAGQRADAFREVAEGRANVVVGARSAVFAPFPDLRLVLVDEEHEPAYKQEETPRYHGRDVAIMRAFDRKVMCLLGSATPALETLYNVRAEKFGVVKLTKRVDDRQMPLLHVVDLRRARAAGKGGGLFSPLLRDKMIDRLEKGEQTILFLNRRGYSTTALCPSCGHVVECPHCSVGLTLHRTDNRMRCHLCGYEKEAPTYCPSCRSPDFKWKGSGTQKVEAAVQALLPKARVVRLDADSARKRNHFRSVLQNFRKGKIDVLVGTQMIAKGLDFPNVTLVGLIDADLSLHQEDFRAAERTFQLIVQVSGRSGRGDRAGEVVVQTLTPHAPPIQFARRQDFDGFLDEELSLREEFRYPPYRHLIRQVLQGRNEEKIWFVAEKWAEEAEKTLGADVEIRGPAPTPIEKVADEYRVQLWYFTSAVSSTGQRLARMAQKFELPDGVKMMFDVDAVGLR; via the coding sequence ATGGCTGAAGTGGTTCCGTTGAGCCGGGGCGACCTACGGCTGACCTACCGGATCCCCTCGGCGCTGCAGCCTCTGTTGCCGGGTACTTTGGTTATCGTGCCTTTGCAGCGGCGTCGGGAGAAAGCGGTGGTGGTCAAGCTCACGGACGTCTGCGATTTCCCTCAGAACAAATTGCTCAACATCTCAGGCCTCCTATCGGAAGGGTCGGTTCTGCCCCCGGACCTGCTCAAGTTGGCGACGTGGATGGCCGGGTATTACATGGCCCCATTTCGGACGGTTGTCGAAGCCATGGTCCCGGCTCCGGTGCGCGAGGGGAAGGGGCAGATGCGGGAGACGATGATCGAGGCGATACGCCCGGTGGAGAAAGAGACCTTGGAGGCTCTGAACAAAGCGGCCCGCCGCCAAGGGGAGTTGCTTCAATTTCTGCTCCAACAGACCAAAGCCCAACCGCGATCCCTGGTTCTGAAGCGCATGAACATGTCGGCGAGTGTGGCCGAGGGATTGGTCGAGAAAGGTTTGGCAAAGTGTCACAGCGAGAGCCGGGTGCGAGAGTCTTATCAGGATGGGCTCGATGCCGAGGCGGTGACCGCTTCTGGGCCTCCGGCATTGACCGAAGAGCAGGAGGCGGCCTTTACCCGGTTGGAAGAAGTGCGTAAAGAGGGCGGCTTTGCCTGTTGGTTGCTACACGGGGTGACGGGATCCGGGAAGACGGAGGTGTATCTACGCCTCATGGAGAAAACTTTGGAAGAAGGCGGGCAGGTTCTCTTTCTGGTTCCGGAGATCGCTCTGGCTCCCCAGACGGTGGCCCGGGTGCGTTCGCGCCTTGTGTCGACGGGGGCCAACGTCGTCGTCTGGCACAGCAATCTCTCGGCGGGTCAGCGGGCCGATGCCTTCCGGGAAGTTGCAGAAGGTCGGGCAAACGTGGTTGTCGGGGCTCGGTCGGCAGTGTTTGCCCCGTTCCCGGATTTGCGCTTGGTCCTGGTGGACGAAGAGCATGAGCCCGCCTACAAGCAGGAGGAGACTCCTCGCTATCACGGGAGGGACGTCGCCATCATGCGCGCTTTCGATCGCAAGGTGATGTGTCTGCTGGGGTCGGCGACTCCCGCTTTGGAAACTCTCTACAATGTCCGCGCCGAAAAGTTCGGTGTGGTCAAGTTGACCAAACGCGTCGACGACCGGCAAATGCCCTTGCTTCACGTGGTGGACCTGCGCCGGGCCCGGGCAGCCGGTAAGGGCGGAGGATTGTTTTCGCCTCTCTTGCGGGACAAGATGATCGACCGCCTGGAAAAGGGAGAGCAGACGATTCTCTTTTTGAATCGTCGTGGGTATTCGACTACGGCCCTCTGCCCCTCCTGTGGGCATGTCGTGGAATGTCCGCATTGTAGTGTCGGCCTGACCCTCCACCGCACCGACAATCGAATGCGGTGTCACCTCTGTGGCTACGAGAAGGAAGCGCCCACCTACTGCCCGTCCTGTCGATCTCCGGATTTCAAATGGAAAGGCTCGGGGACGCAGAAAGTCGAGGCCGCGGTGCAGGCTCTGTTGCCCAAGGCGCGGGTGGTTCGACTCGACGCCGATTCCGCCCGCAAGCGGAACCATTTCCGCTCGGTTCTGCAGAACTTTCGTAAGGGAAAAATCGACGTTCTCGTCGGGACGCAGATGATTGCCAAGGGACTCGACTTTCCAAACGTGACTCTTGTCGGCCTGATTGACGCGGACCTCTCCCTGCACCAGGAAGATTTTCGAGCGGCTGAGCGAACGTTTCAGCTCATCGTTCAGGTCTCCGGTCGTTCCGGTCGGGGAGATCGCGCCGGAGAAGTTGTCGTCCAGACCCTGACCCCGCATGCGCCTCCGATCCAATTTGCGCGTCGGCAGGATTTCGACGGATTCCTCGACGAAGAATTGAGCCTGCGCGAGGAGTTTCGCTATCCTCCTTATCGCCATTTGATTCGTCAGGTCTTGCAGGGGCGGAACGAGGAGAAAATTTGGTTTGTGGCCGAAAAGTGGGCCGAGGAAGCCGAGAAAACGCTGGGCGCCGATGTGGAGATTCGCGGCCCCGCCCCCACGCCGATTGAGAAAGTCGCCGACGAGTATCGTGTGCAGCTTTGGTATTTTACCTCCGCAGTGAGCTCAACTGGACAACGCTTGGCGCGTATGGCTCAGAAGTTCGAACTGCCGGACGGGGTTAAGATGATGTTCGACGTCGATGCCGTCGGGCTGCGGTAG